The Frondihabitans australicus genome includes a region encoding these proteins:
- a CDS encoding ABC transporter permease, protein MATGTDVEVRRAVRASRRAPRTSGSLRLQRVGFAILRPFLIFIPVFVFGTFITFLLGTLSGLNPAYVQLGDAATPAAVARLNHQYGLDRPFIVQYWSWFTDLLHGSLGVSWTDGVPISTMIGQRIGISLSVAIVALIIGVVFGAAFGTLAAVFRTSWIDRVITGITSLMSALPPFTVGIVLVAVFAVQLHALPSAGYVSLSSGFGVWFSHVILPATALSLDMVAGVARQLRAGLVSASGQNYVIGALVHGLSPRRIFFVHQLRNGGGPALALVGLNFPTLLGGAVVTESIFGLSGYGVFASTSALHGDVPAVQGVLVVSIVIVVGFNLLINIALNRIDPAAKRGV, encoded by the coding sequence ATGGCGACCGGAACAGACGTCGAGGTGCGGCGCGCGGTGCGCGCGTCGCGGAGGGCACCGCGGACCTCGGGTTCGCTGAGGCTCCAGCGGGTGGGTTTCGCGATCCTGCGCCCGTTCCTCATCTTCATTCCGGTCTTCGTGTTCGGCACGTTCATCACGTTCCTGCTGGGCACGCTCTCGGGCCTGAACCCGGCGTACGTGCAGCTGGGCGACGCCGCCACCCCGGCGGCCGTCGCCCGGCTGAACCACCAGTACGGGCTCGATCGGCCGTTCATCGTGCAGTACTGGTCGTGGTTCACCGACCTGCTCCACGGCTCCCTCGGCGTCAGCTGGACCGACGGGGTGCCGATCTCGACCATGATCGGGCAGCGGATCGGCATCAGCCTCTCCGTCGCGATCGTCGCGCTCATCATCGGCGTGGTCTTCGGCGCCGCCTTCGGCACGCTCGCCGCCGTCTTCCGCACCTCGTGGATCGACCGCGTCATCACCGGCATCACGTCGCTCATGTCGGCGCTCCCGCCGTTCACCGTGGGCATCGTGCTGGTAGCCGTCTTCGCGGTGCAGCTGCACGCGCTGCCGTCGGCTGGGTACGTGTCGCTGTCGAGCGGCTTCGGCGTCTGGTTCAGTCACGTGATCCTGCCGGCCACCGCGCTCAGCCTCGACATGGTGGCGGGCGTCGCCCGGCAGCTCCGGGCCGGTCTCGTCTCCGCCTCCGGCCAGAACTACGTCATCGGCGCTCTCGTGCACGGCCTCAGCCCGCGCCGGATCTTCTTCGTGCACCAGCTCCGCAACGGCGGCGGCCCCGCGCTCGCTCTCGTCGGCCTCAACTTCCCGACCCTGCTCGGCGGCGCCGTCGTCACCGAGTCGATCTTCGGCCTCTCCGGTTACGGCGTCTTCGCCTCGACCTCGGCGCTGCACGGCGACGTGCCGGCGGTGCAGGGCGTGCTCGTCGTGTCGATCGTCATCGTGGTCGGCTTCAACCTGCTCATCAACATCGCGCTCAACCGCATCGATCCGGCCGCGAAGAGAGGGGTCTAG
- a CDS encoding ABC transporter substrate-binding protein has translation MTPPTRHRKFASRLVAVVAGAAALALVTAGCTSSSTSTTTSGDGGTLNWASGQDPTSWDPVVDGSGAVFRVTSLAYASLTTTNEKGEAEPALAKSWKYNSDGTQVTFTLRSGLKFSDGTALDSTAVKDYFVRAQTQKTSALVGEGISVIKSIDTPDATSVVMNLSQPDYQIPLVVAERVGQITNPKYTTAQLAQKPEGAGPFKAVTVVPGSKAVFVKNPNYWDAKDIHIKNVNVSFGVDPTQVVSGLQSGVYNFADLAASQAKSAKAAGLDVVVQPGFNATNLSVNTTIAPFNNPKVLEAVQYAVNRKQIVDQADFGYGTPAYEPFPSNYIAYDKGSANKYPYNPKKAKQLLAEAGYPNGFSVTFTVGTLVPTAENELLQAQLKAVGINATLKVDPNWATSFFAKKLPISTYGTTGRDSPVQTLQAHFGATGALNSSGKDGGAAYQAAISKALATPLTSPDYQKNIQAATAAGMATTGLIFTDTLPNLFVKTKAVSSIPKIPAKVTWTGVTISGS, from the coding sequence GTGACCCCACCCACACGCCACAGGAAGTTCGCGTCGCGCCTCGTCGCAGTCGTCGCCGGCGCCGCCGCTCTCGCCCTCGTCACCGCGGGCTGCACCTCGTCGTCCACGTCGACGACCACGTCGGGCGACGGCGGCACGCTCAACTGGGCGAGCGGCCAGGATCCGACCAGCTGGGACCCGGTGGTCGACGGCTCGGGCGCGGTCTTCCGCGTCACGTCGCTCGCGTACGCGTCGCTCACGACGACCAACGAGAAGGGCGAGGCGGAGCCGGCGCTCGCGAAGAGCTGGAAGTACAACTCCGACGGCACGCAGGTGACCTTCACGCTCCGCTCGGGCCTGAAGTTCTCCGACGGGACGGCGCTCGACTCCACCGCGGTGAAGGACTACTTCGTGCGAGCGCAGACCCAGAAGACCTCGGCGCTGGTCGGCGAGGGCATCTCGGTGATCAAGTCGATCGACACCCCGGACGCCACGAGCGTCGTGATGAACCTCAGCCAGCCCGACTACCAGATCCCGCTGGTCGTGGCCGAGCGCGTCGGTCAGATCACGAACCCGAAGTACACGACGGCGCAGCTGGCCCAGAAGCCCGAGGGAGCCGGTCCGTTCAAGGCGGTCACCGTCGTGCCGGGCTCGAAGGCCGTGTTCGTGAAGAACCCGAACTACTGGGACGCCAAGGACATCCACATCAAGAACGTGAACGTCTCGTTCGGCGTCGACCCGACGCAGGTCGTGTCGGGCCTCCAGTCGGGCGTCTACAACTTCGCCGACCTCGCCGCGAGCCAGGCGAAGTCGGCCAAGGCCGCGGGCCTCGACGTGGTCGTGCAGCCCGGCTTCAACGCGACGAACCTCAGCGTGAACACCACGATCGCGCCGTTCAACAACCCGAAGGTGCTCGAGGCCGTCCAGTACGCCGTCAATCGCAAGCAGATCGTCGACCAGGCCGACTTCGGCTACGGCACACCGGCCTACGAACCGTTCCCCAGCAACTACATCGCCTACGACAAGGGATCGGCGAACAAGTATCCGTACAATCCGAAGAAGGCCAAGCAGCTGCTGGCCGAGGCGGGGTACCCGAACGGATTCTCCGTCACCTTCACCGTCGGCACGCTCGTGCCCACGGCCGAGAACGAGCTCCTGCAGGCACAGTTGAAGGCGGTCGGCATCAACGCGACTCTCAAGGTCGACCCGAACTGGGCGACGTCGTTCTTCGCCAAGAAGCTGCCGATCTCGACCTACGGCACCACCGGCCGCGACTCGCCGGTCCAGACGCTCCAGGCCCACTTCGGCGCAACCGGCGCGCTCAACTCGAGCGGCAAGGACGGCGGCGCGGCCTACCAGGCGGCGATCAGCAAGGCTCTGGCGACCCCGCTGACCTCGCCCGACTACCAGAAGAACATCCAGGCTGCGACGGCGGCCGGCATGGCGACGACCGGCCTGATCTTCACCGACACCCTGCCGAACCTCTTCGTGAAGACGAAGGCGGTCTCGAGCATCCCGAAGATCCCGGCCAAGGTCACCTGGACCGGCGTGACCATCAGCGGAAGTTGA
- a CDS encoding NtaA/DmoA family FMN-dependent monooxygenase (This protein belongs to a clade of FMN-dependent monooxygenases, within a broader family of flavin-dependent oxidoreductases, the luciferase-like monooxygenase (LMM) family, some of whose members use coenzyme F420 rather than FMN.): MTTRELALGAVLVGVGDASTPELWRDPAIPLDASVDIDWYVKQAREAESSLFDFVFIVDSQYVDAGFPNHHLNRLEPLTLLSAVAYATSRIGLVATVSTTYSEPFDIARRIASLDLISHGRAGWNIVTSQDPGTAGNFSRDAHGGYGTRYRRATESVEVVRGLWSSYDDDAFATSHDAPAFLNPAGQHRLDHVGEFFQVTGPLNIQRSPQGEPVLIQAGASDEGRDLSAKAGEVIFSFSPTLASALSFADDVTARALELGRSRDELLFVPGLSIALAATDAEAQALHTSRLRAQPLGPLLARLARTFGGHSFADTPLDEPFPEVDTSTERGALRGAQELADTARANHWTLRDALDHVAASHWATFVGSPATVAAEIVRWFDAGAADGFNLFVQYPADWQLFRDEVVPLLRSQGVFRDSYEGSTLRSHLGLAVPSPLLRPVA, translated from the coding sequence ATGACGACGAGGGAACTCGCACTCGGGGCCGTGCTGGTGGGGGTCGGAGACGCCTCCACGCCAGAGCTGTGGCGGGATCCTGCGATCCCCCTCGACGCCAGCGTCGACATCGACTGGTACGTGAAGCAGGCGCGCGAGGCCGAGTCGTCGCTGTTCGACTTCGTCTTCATCGTCGACAGCCAGTACGTCGACGCGGGGTTCCCCAACCACCACCTGAACCGTCTCGAGCCACTCACGCTGCTCTCGGCGGTCGCCTACGCCACCTCGCGCATCGGCCTCGTCGCCACGGTGTCGACCACCTACAGCGAGCCGTTCGACATCGCCCGCCGCATCGCCTCGCTCGACCTCATCAGCCACGGGCGGGCCGGCTGGAACATCGTGACGAGCCAGGACCCGGGCACCGCCGGCAACTTCAGCCGTGACGCCCACGGCGGCTACGGGACGCGCTATCGGCGCGCGACGGAGAGCGTCGAGGTCGTGCGCGGCCTCTGGTCGTCGTACGACGACGACGCGTTCGCCACGTCGCACGACGCTCCCGCGTTCCTGAACCCCGCCGGGCAGCATCGACTCGACCACGTCGGCGAGTTCTTCCAGGTCACCGGGCCGCTCAACATCCAGCGGTCGCCGCAGGGCGAGCCGGTGCTGATCCAGGCGGGGGCCTCCGACGAGGGGCGCGACCTCAGCGCGAAGGCCGGCGAGGTGATCTTCAGCTTCTCCCCCACGCTCGCCTCGGCTCTGAGTTTCGCGGACGACGTCACGGCGCGCGCCCTCGAGCTCGGGCGGTCGCGCGACGAGCTGCTCTTCGTGCCGGGGCTGTCGATCGCGCTGGCGGCCACCGACGCCGAGGCGCAGGCGCTCCACACCTCCCGGCTTCGCGCGCAGCCGCTGGGGCCGCTGCTCGCACGTCTCGCCCGCACCTTCGGCGGGCACTCGTTCGCCGATACTCCCCTCGACGAGCCGTTCCCCGAGGTCGACACGTCGACCGAGCGGGGTGCCCTTCGTGGCGCGCAGGAGCTCGCGGACACAGCCCGCGCGAACCACTGGACCCTCCGCGACGCCCTCGACCACGTGGCCGCCTCCCACTGGGCCACCTTCGTCGGCTCGCCCGCGACCGTCGCCGCCGAGATCGTCCGCTGGTTCGACGCGGGCGCCGCCGACGGGTTCAACCTCTTCGTGCAGTACCCCGCCGACTGGCAGCTGTTCCGCGACGAGGTGGTGCCCCTGCTGCGGTCGCAGGGGGTGTTCCGCGACTCGTACGAGGGCTCGACGCTGCGGTCGCACCTCGGCCTCGCGGTGCCGTCGCCGCTCCTGCGCCCTGTGGCCTAA
- a CDS encoding Abi family protein — translation MQRLAATIPAARLAPYVHAQPTNPIGLYRWATGVSLAVFDDIGCVEVALRSAMARELAGAFGDAWFRRDELFDDSTRGMIAEAWRRGRLDLLDATSDVVAGTLVATLNFGIWVKLLGRGSFSTASGSRERRIYDSLLCKPALRSAFPGAGDLDRSMVESVARRVQALRNRIAHHEHIVWGVPLAGERAADGSFRRIPLVEAHRAVTALAAFIDPGLASWLDDYSRVPELLAACPADEEALLLA, via the coding sequence GTGCAACGTCTCGCCGCGACGATCCCCGCCGCGCGACTCGCTCCGTACGTGCACGCCCAGCCGACGAATCCCATCGGCCTGTATCGGTGGGCCACAGGTGTGTCGCTCGCCGTGTTCGATGACATCGGATGCGTCGAGGTCGCACTCCGTTCGGCCATGGCTCGGGAGCTCGCCGGAGCGTTCGGCGACGCCTGGTTCCGGCGCGACGAACTTTTCGACGACAGCACGCGCGGCATGATCGCCGAAGCATGGCGTCGCGGCCGGCTCGACCTCTTGGACGCCACCTCGGACGTCGTCGCCGGCACACTCGTCGCCACACTCAACTTCGGGATCTGGGTGAAGCTTCTCGGGCGAGGCTCGTTCTCGACTGCGTCCGGTTCGAGGGAGCGCCGCATCTACGACTCGCTCCTCTGCAAGCCCGCGCTGCGATCCGCATTTCCTGGTGCCGGCGACCTGGACCGGTCGATGGTCGAATCCGTGGCACGGCGAGTCCAAGCACTGCGCAACAGGATCGCGCACCATGAGCACATCGTCTGGGGAGTGCCGCTGGCAGGAGAGCGGGCGGCCGACGGCTCGTTCCGTCGCATACCGTTGGTCGAGGCGCATCGGGCCGTGACGGCGCTCGCAGCCTTCATCGACCCGGGCCTGGCCTCCTGGCTCGACGACTATTCTCGCGTGCCCGAACTGCTCGCGGCGTGCCCAGCCGATGAGGAAGCCCTGCTGCTCGCGTGA
- the cysK gene encoding cysteine synthase A — protein MSARIHNDITEVFGHTPLVKLNKVAEGLGATVLAKLEFYNPSASVKDRLGVAIVDAAEKAGVLKPGGTIVEGTSGNTGIALAMVGAARGYHVILTMPETMSKERRALLRAYGAELVLTPGPAGMKGAVDKAAEIVESTPGAVAAKQFENEANPAIHYATTGPEVWDDTDGAVDIFVSGIGTGGTITGTGRYLKEKKPSVQIVGVEPAESPILNGGAPGPHKIQGIGANFVPDVLDREVYDEIVDVDAGTAVKVARQLATDEGILAGISSGATVHAALELAKRPENAGKTIVVIVASYGERYLSTVLYEDLVD, from the coding sequence ATGAGCGCACGCATCCACAACGACATCACCGAGGTCTTCGGCCACACCCCGCTGGTGAAGCTGAACAAGGTCGCCGAGGGGCTGGGCGCCACCGTCCTGGCCAAGCTCGAGTTCTACAACCCGTCCGCCAGCGTGAAGGACCGCCTCGGCGTCGCCATCGTCGACGCCGCTGAGAAGGCCGGCGTGCTGAAGCCAGGAGGCACCATCGTCGAGGGCACGTCGGGCAACACCGGCATTGCGCTCGCCATGGTGGGGGCCGCGCGCGGGTATCACGTGATCCTGACGATGCCGGAGACCATGAGCAAGGAGCGCCGCGCCCTGCTGCGCGCGTACGGCGCCGAGCTCGTGCTGACGCCCGGCCCGGCCGGCATGAAGGGCGCGGTCGACAAGGCCGCCGAAATCGTCGAGTCGACGCCCGGCGCGGTCGCGGCGAAGCAGTTCGAGAACGAGGCCAACCCCGCGATCCACTACGCCACCACCGGCCCCGAGGTCTGGGACGACACCGACGGCGCCGTCGACATCTTCGTCTCGGGCATCGGCACGGGAGGCACCATCACCGGCACCGGCCGCTACCTCAAAGAGAAGAAGCCGTCGGTGCAGATCGTCGGCGTCGAGCCGGCGGAGTCGCCGATCCTGAACGGCGGGGCTCCCGGGCCGCACAAGATCCAGGGCATCGGGGCGAACTTCGTGCCCGACGTGCTCGACCGCGAGGTCTACGACGAGATCGTCGACGTCGACGCCGGAACCGCGGTGAAGGTCGCCCGGCAGCTCGCGACCGACGAGGGCATCCTCGCCGGCATCTCGTCGGGCGCCACGGTGCACGCGGCCCTCGAGCTGGCGAAGCGCCCCGAGAACGCGGGCAAGACGATCGTCGTGATCGTCGCCAGCTACGGCGAGCGCTACCTGTCGACCGTCCTCTACGAGGACCTGGTCGACTGA
- a CDS encoding MFS transporter, with protein MTVPQHPDGMRYGAIIALACSAFVYFTAETLPVGLLPQISASLHVAPATVGLLVTVYAAFAAAGAVPLTSLTLKVPRHLLLILLVVAYVVSQALAAFAPNFGVLIAARVLTALAHGVFWSVMAPVSSRLGPRGQGGKASSLVLIGNTAGMVLGVPLATILGQTVGWRASYGVLAVAGAAATVGLILALPKMPPTPAQASATMRRQLDQARQVILSKPIFVVCCVTTCAVIGQYAVYTYTAPVVARAGGISGTELSLLLLGYGATGLAANVFVGRLVDRHPGAALAGCFGAVVLALVSLSLLHGQVVTWVAVLVWGAGFAAVPLILQQAALRLSPGRRDTASAVRQTAMQIGIAGGSLVGGAILAAGNVAWLAPFGAVVVAVFGVFAVLRPRVFPLTTDPALAPVTTEIEVIATRRT; from the coding sequence GTGACCGTGCCGCAGCACCCCGACGGCATGCGGTACGGCGCGATCATCGCGCTCGCCTGCAGCGCCTTCGTCTACTTCACCGCCGAGACGCTCCCGGTCGGCCTCCTGCCGCAGATCTCCGCGAGCCTCCACGTCGCCCCAGCCACGGTCGGCCTCCTCGTCACGGTGTACGCCGCGTTCGCGGCCGCCGGGGCGGTGCCGCTCACCAGCCTGACCCTGAAGGTTCCGCGGCACCTCCTGCTGATCCTGCTGGTCGTCGCGTACGTCGTGTCGCAGGCCCTCGCCGCCTTCGCTCCGAACTTCGGCGTGCTGATCGCCGCCCGCGTGCTCACGGCTCTCGCCCACGGCGTGTTCTGGTCGGTCATGGCGCCGGTGTCGTCGCGCCTCGGGCCCCGCGGTCAGGGCGGCAAGGCGTCGTCGCTCGTGCTCATCGGCAACACCGCCGGCATGGTGCTCGGCGTGCCGCTGGCCACGATCCTCGGGCAGACCGTCGGCTGGCGGGCGTCCTACGGGGTCCTGGCGGTCGCAGGAGCAGCGGCCACCGTCGGCCTGATCCTGGCGCTCCCGAAGATGCCGCCGACCCCGGCGCAGGCTTCCGCGACCATGCGGCGTCAGCTCGACCAGGCCCGGCAGGTGATCCTGTCGAAGCCGATCTTCGTCGTCTGCTGCGTCACCACCTGCGCGGTGATCGGGCAGTACGCCGTCTACACCTACACGGCACCCGTCGTCGCGCGGGCCGGAGGCATCTCGGGCACCGAGCTGAGCCTCCTGCTGCTCGGCTACGGCGCGACCGGCCTCGCCGCGAACGTCTTCGTGGGGCGTCTCGTCGACCGGCATCCCGGTGCGGCGCTCGCGGGCTGCTTCGGCGCGGTCGTGCTGGCGCTGGTCTCGCTGTCGCTGCTGCACGGTCAGGTCGTGACCTGGGTGGCCGTTCTGGTCTGGGGCGCAGGATTCGCGGCAGTGCCCCTCATCCTCCAGCAGGCCGCGCTCCGCCTGTCGCCGGGCCGCCGCGACACCGCCTCGGCCGTGCGTCAGACGGCGATGCAGATCGGGATCGCGGGCGGCTCGCTCGTCGGCGGCGCGATCCTGGCCGCCGGAAACGTCGCCTGGCTCGCGCCCTTCGGGGCCGTCGTCGTCGCGGTGTTCGGTGTGTTCGCAGTCCTGAGGCCGCGGGTGTTCCCGCTCACGACCGACCCGGCGCTCGCGCCCGTCACGACGGAGATCGAGGTCATCGCCACGCGGCGCACGTAG
- a CDS encoding NAD(P)-dependent alcohol dehydrogenase, which produces MDDVTTTVNAYAALSATEPLQKITIERRDLGPHDVLIDIAYAGICHSDIHTVRGEWGEIAYPQVVGHEIVGFVSATGSDVSKHAVGDRVGVGCMVNSCGECKNCLAGEEQYCQKGNIQTYTGVDPADGSITQGGYSEKVVVNEDFVLRVPEALDFAAAAPLLCAGITTYSPLHHWNAGPGKKVAVVGLGGLGHMAVKIAHAMGAEVTVLSQTLSKQEDGLKLGADHYYATSDPATFETLQNEFDLIINTVSAPLDLDAYLSTLDLNGAMVNVGAPPEALPIHVFTLFAGRRTFAGSSIGGIRETQEMLDFCAEHGIVPETELISVDQVNEAYERVLKSDVRYRFVIDIATLA; this is translated from the coding sequence ATGGATGACGTGACCACGACTGTCAACGCCTACGCTGCCCTGTCCGCCACCGAACCCCTCCAGAAGATCACCATCGAGCGCCGCGACCTCGGCCCTCACGACGTCCTCATCGACATCGCCTACGCCGGCATCTGCCACTCCGACATCCACACCGTCCGCGGCGAGTGGGGCGAGATCGCCTACCCGCAGGTGGTCGGCCACGAGATCGTCGGCTTCGTCTCCGCCACAGGCTCCGACGTGTCGAAGCACGCCGTCGGCGACCGCGTCGGCGTCGGCTGCATGGTCAACTCGTGCGGCGAGTGTAAGAACTGCCTCGCCGGCGAAGAGCAGTACTGCCAGAAGGGCAACATCCAGACCTACACGGGCGTCGACCCGGCCGACGGCTCGATCACCCAGGGCGGGTACTCCGAGAAGGTCGTCGTGAACGAGGACTTCGTGCTCCGCGTTCCCGAGGCGCTCGACTTCGCCGCCGCCGCCCCGCTGCTGTGCGCCGGCATCACCACCTACTCGCCCCTGCACCACTGGAACGCCGGCCCCGGCAAGAAGGTCGCCGTCGTCGGCCTCGGCGGGCTCGGCCACATGGCCGTCAAGATCGCCCACGCCATGGGTGCCGAGGTGACCGTGCTCTCGCAGACGCTGTCGAAGCAGGAGGACGGCCTCAAGCTCGGCGCCGACCACTACTACGCCACGAGCGACCCGGCGACCTTCGAGACGCTCCAGAACGAGTTCGACCTCATCATCAACACGGTGTCGGCCCCGCTGGACCTCGACGCGTACCTCTCGACGCTCGACCTGAACGGCGCCATGGTCAACGTCGGCGCCCCGCCGGAGGCCCTGCCGATCCACGTGTTCACCCTGTTCGCCGGCCGCCGCACCTTCGCGGGCTCGTCGATCGGCGGCATCCGCGAGACCCAGGAGATGCTCGACTTCTGCGCCGAGCACGGCATCGTGCCCGAGACCGAGCTCATCTCGGTCGACCAGGTCAACGAGGCCTACGAGCGCGTGCTGAAGTCCGACGTGCGCTACCGCTTCGTGATCGACATCGCCACGCTGGCGTAA
- the efeU gene encoding iron uptake transporter permease EfeU, translating into MIATLVIGLREGLEATLIVGIIAAFLKRNRIPMWPMWLGVGTAVALSIAVGVVLDLVEQALPQAQQEGMEAIIGSVAVVFVTTMIVWMRKHAKNMRAELEAEATAAASRGTAWALAGMAFLAVLKEGFETSVFLLATFQASSNTGLAALGALIGVLGAVVIGFLLYTGGVRLNLAKFFTGTGVFLVFVAAGLVMTALRTAHEAGWILIGQQRTVDLSWLAPNGSVRGALITGILGIQPDPRVVEVLGWFCYLVPVLALALWPRAWRPSPTALPRVRAGLAAGFAVAAIVLALAVHAPDGAAPQTVSLGTGSGSGTATVSTAGTGATVRTTGSGASTVAFGSSARRTATHDGVSADRWRTTSKVSTASRPATVTVDQLVTLFGRIPVGISPDNQPGPYTANWSAERTTTLWTVGSGILDAKQEQTTVVTLSGGGLGTSRTYTLDETRWSVPSRTAQATAAAVQSHATSVSELRLWNTWLPIALAIAALWQVFAILRSRRQAAAAAGASTADAVPADAPADSDAPQTPSPTTAADDASSSQSNPPRSSPYVVR; encoded by the coding sequence ATGATCGCAACCCTCGTGATCGGGCTCCGAGAGGGCCTCGAGGCGACGCTGATCGTCGGCATCATCGCGGCCTTCCTCAAGCGCAACCGGATCCCGATGTGGCCGATGTGGCTCGGCGTCGGCACCGCCGTCGCGCTCAGCATCGCCGTCGGCGTCGTGCTCGACCTCGTCGAGCAGGCGCTGCCGCAGGCGCAGCAGGAGGGGATGGAGGCGATCATCGGCTCCGTCGCCGTCGTCTTCGTCACCACGATGATCGTGTGGATGCGGAAGCACGCGAAGAACATGCGCGCCGAGCTCGAGGCCGAGGCCACCGCCGCCGCCTCGCGCGGCACCGCGTGGGCCCTCGCCGGCATGGCGTTCCTGGCCGTGCTGAAGGAGGGCTTCGAGACGAGCGTCTTCCTGCTCGCCACCTTCCAGGCCTCGTCGAACACCGGTCTCGCGGCCCTCGGCGCCCTCATCGGCGTGCTGGGCGCGGTCGTGATCGGCTTCCTCCTCTACACCGGCGGCGTGCGGCTCAATCTCGCGAAGTTCTTCACCGGCACCGGCGTCTTCCTCGTCTTCGTCGCCGCGGGCCTCGTCATGACGGCGCTCCGCACCGCGCACGAGGCCGGCTGGATCCTCATCGGCCAGCAGCGCACCGTCGACCTCTCCTGGCTCGCGCCGAACGGCTCGGTGCGTGGCGCCCTCATCACTGGCATCCTGGGCATCCAGCCCGACCCACGCGTAGTCGAGGTGCTCGGCTGGTTCTGCTACCTCGTGCCCGTGCTGGCGCTCGCGCTCTGGCCGCGCGCCTGGCGCCCGTCTCCCACTGCGCTCCCTCGGGTGCGTGCCGGGCTCGCCGCGGGGTTCGCCGTGGCGGCGATCGTCCTCGCGCTGGCCGTCCACGCGCCGGACGGGGCCGCCCCGCAGACGGTGTCTCTGGGCACAGGATCAGGCAGCGGCACGGCGACCGTCTCCACGGCCGGCACCGGCGCGACCGTCCGCACCACCGGCTCCGGCGCCTCCACCGTCGCGTTCGGCTCGTCGGCTCGCCGCACGGCGACGCACGACGGCGTCAGCGCCGACCGCTGGCGCACCACGTCGAAGGTCTCGACCGCGAGCCGCCCGGCGACGGTGACCGTCGACCAGCTCGTCACGCTCTTCGGCCGGATCCCGGTCGGCATCTCGCCCGACAACCAGCCCGGCCCCTACACGGCGAACTGGTCGGCCGAGCGGACCACGACGCTGTGGACGGTCGGCTCGGGGATCCTCGACGCGAAGCAGGAGCAGACGACCGTCGTCACGCTCTCCGGCGGCGGTCTCGGCACCTCCCGCACCTACACGCTCGACGAGACCCGCTGGTCGGTGCCCTCCCGCACGGCCCAGGCGACCGCCGCCGCGGTGCAGTCGCACGCCACGAGCGTCTCGGAGCTGCGGCTCTGGAACACCTGGCTGCCGATCGCGCTGGCGATCGCCGCCCTGTGGCAGGTGTTCGCGATCCTGCGCTCGCGTCGTCAGGCCGCCGCTGCTGCCGGCGCTTCCACCGCCGACGCAGTGCCCGCCGACGCCCCGGCGGACAGCGACGCCCCTCAGACCCCCTCCCCCACCACCGCTGCCGACGACGCGTCGTCGTCGCAGAGCAATCCCCCTAGGAGTTCCCCGTATGTCGTCCGGTAA